A single Tenacibaculum sp. 190524A02b DNA region contains:
- a CDS encoding ATP-binding cassette domain-containing protein: protein MEKLTLFSFFKFKLALPMLALFTMIHSLWNTALIAIINNKIANAPMPILGEYDWQVFMFFVITSFIFTYFFKRHLIKVTLTFGKDLMLKIINRLRLSDYESYLKLGEERVRTAMEDIGMLEDVPEAFIALLNAIVMAIVTIGYMFYLYPPGAFLILGLVVVLSIVYVYRSAIIEKSMDRERDLDDSFMRNYNDFLHGFNKIKMSTKRSNTLFFDHITKNREEAIGLMIKSERASLGNELTGEFSFYFLIASILFVLPLAFNVEQEVIGGFMLALLFLMGPIATLVGIIPQIIGFNIAISRLNNFNEITTSKFNYENLKIEENKDLGAFEKLTINNVTYEYLDEKEENVTFKLQPVNLEIDKGEVIFIYGGNGSGKSTFINLLSGLCVQKTGDILFNNTIITNENRSYYRDKLSCIFSNNYLFTENYDGFDLSESNERLTELLDEMALDKVIRQNEEENKIFQTLSSGQKKRLALIYALLEDKDIFIFDEWAAEQDPEFRKYFYENIIPTLKSKGKTVIAITHDDAYYKLCDRLIKFNYGKMREEVALGVPTY from the coding sequence TTGGAAAAATTAACACTATTTAGCTTTTTTAAATTCAAATTAGCTTTACCGATGCTAGCTTTATTTACGATGATTCATAGTTTATGGAACACTGCACTAATAGCAATAATAAATAATAAAATAGCAAATGCTCCTATGCCGATTCTAGGAGAATACGATTGGCAAGTTTTTATGTTTTTTGTAATTACTTCATTCATATTTACTTATTTTTTTAAGAGGCATTTAATAAAAGTAACCCTTACTTTTGGAAAGGATTTAATGCTTAAAATTATAAATAGACTTAGATTGTCGGATTATGAATCGTATTTGAAATTAGGAGAAGAAAGAGTAAGAACAGCCATGGAAGATATAGGGATGCTAGAGGATGTTCCAGAAGCATTTATAGCGTTATTGAATGCAATAGTTATGGCTATAGTGACAATTGGATACATGTTTTATTTATATCCTCCAGGAGCTTTTTTAATTTTAGGACTTGTAGTTGTTTTAAGTATTGTTTACGTATATCGTAGTGCAATTATTGAAAAAAGTATGGATAGAGAAAGAGATTTAGATGACTCATTTATGCGTAATTATAATGATTTTTTACATGGTTTTAATAAAATTAAAATGAGTACAAAAAGAAGTAATACTTTATTTTTTGATCATATAACTAAAAATAGAGAAGAAGCTATTGGTTTAATGATTAAATCAGAAAGAGCTTCTTTAGGTAATGAATTAACTGGTGAGTTTTCTTTCTATTTTTTAATAGCTTCTATACTTTTTGTATTACCACTTGCTTTTAATGTTGAACAAGAAGTTATAGGTGGGTTTATGTTAGCTCTTTTATTTTTAATGGGACCTATAGCTACTTTAGTTGGGATTATTCCACAAATTATTGGTTTCAATATTGCTATTTCAAGGTTGAATAATTTTAATGAAATTACTACAAGTAAGTTTAACTACGAGAACCTTAAAATTGAAGAAAATAAAGATTTAGGTGCTTTTGAAAAACTTACAATTAATAATGTTACTTATGAATATCTTGATGAAAAAGAAGAGAATGTTACTTTTAAACTTCAACCTGTTAACTTAGAGATTGATAAAGGGGAAGTTATATTTATTTATGGAGGTAACGGAAGCGGGAAGAGTACATTTATAAATTTATTATCAGGACTTTGTGTTCAGAAAACCGGAGATATTTTATTTAATAATACAATAATTACAAATGAAAATAGATCATATTATAGAGATAAGTTGTCATGTATTTTTTCCAATAACTATTTGTTTACAGAAAATTATGATGGTTTTGATTTAAGTGAGTCTAATGAAAGGTTAACAGAATTATTAGATGAAATGGCTCTAGATAAGGTTATCAGACAAAATGAGGAAGAAAATAAAATATTCCAAACCTTATCAAGTGGACAGAAAAAAAGATTAGCCTTAATATATGCTCTATTAGAAGATAAAGATATTTTTATTTTTGATGAATGGGCAGCGGAACAAGATCCTGAATTCCGAAAATACTTCTATGAAAATATTATTCCAACACTAAAAAGTAAAGGAAAAACTGTAATTGCAATAACACATGATGATGCATATTATAAATTGTGCGATCGTTTAATAAAATTTAATTACGGAAAAATGCGCGAAGAAGTAGCATTAGGTGTTCCAACTTATTAA